The DNA region cagagccagggaTGCTGAGAGGCACATCCAAGCCCAGGGAAGGAAGTGGGCGGCTGCCTTCACTCTGCTTTTGTCCTGGCTCTTTATCACTCCCAAGCCATGCTGAGAGAAACAGTTTTAAGCAGGATGAATGAAATTGCAATGCAGCAGGATTCATGGGGGTGTGCCTCGGTCATCCTAGAGTTTCATGGGAAAGTGAAACAAAAGATCAGCGTGTGGCTCATGAAAGAagagctgaaggaaaagaaaaagctcatGGGAAGTGTCTCAGGCCTGCCCTGTGAACCTGggtcacacacagagctgtgagggaTGGAGGTGGAAGCCTGAATGCCCTGAGGGATCCATCCCTCAAACATCTTCTGGCAAGGAGAGCCTGACAGAGCCTATTTCCCAAGCTGGCACAGAGTCCTGGTTTGGAATCAGGTCCTTCACCACCACCCCAAGCCTCATGCTAGAAAAACACTGTCCTAAAGTGACTTCCTCAAGCAGACAGAGCTTTCCCCTGTTCTATTCCTGCTCCTTTtacacagggagcagctcctgcgggctgctgcacctcccctgtgccaggctggaaactgctcctgcctcccagaAAGAATGTAACTGTTTCTTCTATTTGCCCTTGTGATATATGATGTGAAATAATTCGTGTTCATATGATataatgtgaaataatttgtgtttgtaATCTGTGGtgtaaattaattaattttagaagATATATGGTAAAAGTCATTCATgcttggaaataaagaaaaatgttcaggaATTGTAAATTGCCCAAAACTCAGGCAAGGACCAAAATTTGCAATAGAAAGAAGGGTGACTCCGAGAAGAGATAAGCCCGCTCTGGAGATGGACTTGACAATGGGACACAAGGATTAACACTTGATATGGATCTGGCCTCCATCATCCTTCGTGTGCATCCCAATACAGGGTTCCCAGAAATCAAATCAAGTCTTCATCTCTCCTGGGCAGCGAGGAAAAGACTAcatgaatatggaaaagaaactgaagggacaaaagAAGTATGAGGCAATGCCCTGTCCAGCCAaagaaactgtatataaactgaCTCTGCAGAGACTGAAATTGTGACCAGGGGAGCTCcggttcacccagtgccgaccCCGGGCTGAacactgatttttgcttgtggctttttctaacttttaaaaaaattattaataaaattctttattaatttaatttgctaCGCATTTATAACACCCTGAAGGACAGGCGGTTTGGGCACAGGTTTATCCCAGCCTGGAATGCTATCACACCTGCTTCCAATGAAAAAATCCCAGCAATTGCAGGGAGGATCACTTGTCAACATTTCTGGAGCAGCTcaaagcagaggagctggcttggaaaagagaaaggctCTTATCAGGGCCGTGGTGTTTTGTCCTGGGATAGAGGAATcgctgtttgattttctgtgctgccaaGTCAGGGAGCAGAAGGAGGCATAAACAACTCCAGGCACAGGAGATAGCCACAAGAGAGCCCCAAGGACAAATGCCAGTTGCAGCAGCCAAACACACACATTTCCCTGTGAACAGCAGAAACACCATCAAAACTCATGGAAATCAAACATCTCTGTACTGTCAGTGAGCTTGTGGGAAAGTCCTCTGAGAGGCTGAGAGCTGAGAACATGAGCAAATGATGCAGGTCACCCCAAAAATCCTGGCAAAATGCAGAAGTCACAGCCACAACACCACTTCAGCCCTCTGTGTGAGCCACAAGCTCTGCTCACACCAGGATCCTTCTCAGGAATTGTGACTCCCTGGATCTCTGTCAGTGGAAGGGCCAAAACAGGGAAAGTTCAGAGGTTTTATCTGTGTGGGATAGATAAGTCTAGCAAACCTAACCTACCGACCTCCTCCCTCGTGCACAGCAGGCTGGAGTTTTCCCCCACAGGCAGGATGCACACGCTGTACCCACAGCCTCATATTTGTTTGGGTTTAGTCAAAAATGAACTCTGCaggtcagcagtgccctgctaGAGCAGCATGTTCCACAGCTCCCATTCCCCTCAGGAATAAGACTGTGTTCCCAAGGACAGGCTAGACTGgggagccctgcctgctctggcccATGAAGGCACAGGACTTCCCAATTTATTCATGCCAGGCAGTTAATTGTCAAGCTGAAAAGGTCATCAAAGGTGAAGTTTGACTTCGTTCCCATGGGTAACACCTGCCTTTGGCTTTCCATGAGGGCCTGGCCTGCTTGTTGCCTGACTGGGGCATCCAGATGGGCAGGAGGCCCTCTGGAAGGAGGTTGATACCTGCATCCCTCTCCAGACAACGGCTACAAAAGGGCAAAAGGAGTGCACAGCTCCTTTCAGTCAATTTTTCTCTGTATCTGATAAAAAACCATCAGCAGACACAACTTAGCAAATATACTGGCTGGGGAGCACCTTCCAAAGCAGTTACAAGAGACAACTCAATGGGCAGGATTAAATCTCTTTTATTAAGTTCCCAGAGGGAAAATGCTTTTTGGACAGTGACTCCTGCTAGGAAcgtgcagccagcacagctatGGATCAGGCTTTGGAGAGCAGCAATGGTCCAGGAGACACTTGCTAGGAGGGGCTGGCATTACCCACAGCAGAATTTGCAGTGCCTTTTCCTCTCTAGAACCACTGGAGCTCAaacaccttctgcagcctgccCAGAACAGAGCAGGTGTAAAGCACTGGGGGGTGAGCAGCCTTAGGAAGGGAACATTATTCCCAAGATACCACAGGGTTTTCCACACTAAAGCAGCACATTCTTGGCTCTGGTTTTTGAAAGTCTGTGGTGAGGTACCACATTTCAGTTTGGCACCAGCTAGAAGACAACCGTGGGCTCCTTCTGTGGAAGAGCAGCTAAAGGTATTCACACCATGGGTACCAGGTCAgccaagcccagctcctgctggctttATCTCCATCAGCAAGGCACAAAACCACCATTCACACGCCAAAACATCAGCTCTGCCTTGGCACATCCCGTTCTTCAAGGATCCTTTTAACTCTTTCCACGATGGTCCACACTTCTGCCATGGCACCTCGGCCTGCAGGGCAAGAGCAAAGCCACCTTGTGAAATCCAGGGTGAGGGCAACCTAAAAAAAGTGCATAGAGCAAAATTCCCTATCTCACCTCCTTTCTCCAGGGTATGTTTCAATTCAAAATTATGTGTTTTCAGTATCTTTCTGAAATGGTTTTTGCCTATACAAAAAACTTGACAAATCCATACCATTCCTATGATTCTGCCTGAGAGAAAGGACCTCCATTAGAGAAAGCTGTTGTGGATTCCCACCAGCCTGAGTCTTGGGAGCAACtcctggagaaggctgagtgCTGGACAgaacaaaatggaaatgcttCTCCTTTGGGCCTGGTTATCTGCCAGATGAACATCTAATCTGTGccgtgctgctgcttccctctgaaACAGTTTTGAACTCAGGTTCAGAATTTTAAAGCCTGAGATGATGAAATCACCTTGTCTAACCTTGTGTGCTGAACTCAGCACGGGGAACTGAGGCCATTCACTCTTCTAATTTGCCTGGGGCTGAGGAAAGATGCTTCTCCCACAGGTATTTGTCTCTTTTGGAAGACTGAAAAGGAGTCTCTCttgatattttttcctgctggctAATTGATCTCATAATTTACTGCTCAGCAGGAACTAGTTCTCGGAGAtgtcattttcctcttttctagACCTGTAAATCCCTGGAGGTCTGGAGCATCCTGTGGACCAGCTGCAGGTAGATTTGGACCCTTCTGCTCTCCTAAGCTCAGGGAGAAGAGCTGCACCTGACAAGAGACATTCTTTCTGCATGATTTGGCAGAGCTACATCCTTCCAGAACACTTCCAGGGCCTGCCTTCTTTCTCCACCAGCCACTATTCCAACAGCTCTGGCAATTCACAGCTGGATTTTTAGGTTTAGCAAAGCAAACCCTTACAGCACAGCTCATGCCTGGAGGTGGAAATCTGCCAGGCTCTAGAAATCCAGCCAAGGATGATGAAGGTAATGTCAGCATGGAAACTGTCCAATCAAGAAACTCACTTTGGCATTCTAACTCTTTTAGCTAGACTTTCTGTCTAAACCCAGCCTTtactaaaggagaaaaattcaAGGTAAAACTTGGGGGCAGTAAGGATCTGGTGCATTTCAGGTGAGACCCAACCACACGGGGTGAGGAAGAGAAACCTCCTAgagcaaaacaaaccacaatGTCACCAGACAAAACTGGTGCAAACTGAGTCTCTTCTGCACCACATGTGTGacttttctgtgtgctgcttcTGTGGAAACCAGGGAAACCCCTGTGTGGATGGAAGCCACGAAACCAAAGTGAGCGTGGAAGAGGCTGTGGGGGCCTGAGAAAAGGGGAAGGGGTGAAATAAAGGCAGTTGTGGAGCCTAGTTTGGGTCTTTAGAGAGATGGAATCCATTACTGCCCTGCCATCATCTCCCTGCAAGCTGCCAGGAGAAGTCCTGGTGTTTGCCATCAGGAAGATCTTGTTGGGAATAGGCTCACGAGCACAAGTGGAGTCCAGTCAGatgtggctgctcctgccatccctgcatccctctccTCCAAGCTCCTTCAGGAGTTTGCTCTCACAGCTGAGACAGCTGAGCTGGATGTGAAGAAATTTGATGTAATCATGTCTAAAATCCCTGGATTTTAGACATGATTACAAATCCCAAATGATTGCCTGGAAAGCTAATCATCCAGGATATTTCAAGTGATGTCTGAGTTACTTGACTACACTTACAtaattgtaaatatttattgGTTTTCAGTTCCAAAAGTATGAATCTCTAGAGGCATTGCAGCTACCTAAGGATTCCAAAACCAAGCCAGGCCTAGAATTTAACCACGAGGGACATTTTAACACCCTGTCTTTGTCACAGACTGTTTATTGGACAGACAGGCTGGTTAAAATCTTGCTGGAGTTGGGGCTGTTACGCAGCAAATCCATTGATCCAAATGATTTGTATCAAAACCCTtcccaaaaatcaaaatacctCAATTTAAAGCAGCTACTAAAACTCAAATGAGACCATTATTTCTTGGCACTGCAAGCTAAATGTATTGAATCTGAACTTCCTCCACACTCCTCTTTCACTTCACAGAACTCTGGTGTCAAAACACCAAATCAAAACTTGTTTGGGAAGCTAAAAATTAACCCaggcaacaacaacaacaaatgtTAAATGTGTGTCCAGCTACACCCGCAGCCACATCTGCAAAGGGCTTTTCTCACTATCTGCTCTCAGGAACAAGATTTAATCCAATGATGGAGCCAACAAACTGAGGCACAATCAaaacagcccccagccccagcagagggCAAAGCCAGGACACTCAAATCCCAGGCTGATAACCCTTGCCACAGAACCCTCCTTCTCTCTGATCTCCTCTCCTCCTAAATGAGCATTTCTGTTCAATATCAGGCTCAGCTGGAAGCTCTTAAGGctacttaaaaattaaagacGAGGGATAAGACAGGGCAAAGCTCCAGCTTGTTTGTACAGACCGTGGCTGTTCAACATCTCCGTGGCCACACAGCAAAAGGCTCCATCCCTCCAGGATGGAAATGGACTGACCTTCATCTCCACACACGAGTTTCTTCACCACACAGGGGATCTCCGTGTAGCCAAAGgccttcagctgctccagctgccgCGCTGTGATGGGATGCTCCCACATGGCCGTGTTCATGGCTGGGCAGAAGAGCAGCGGTTTGCTCAGGTCCCACGCGCGGATCACACAGGTCTGCGGGAGAAGCCAAGGCAGGGCTGGCCTTTCCTCACTCCTTCCATCCCTTTGCTGcacctgtccagcctggctgttGTTCTGTCAGCGCAGCTGGGCTAACCCATGGGCTGAGAGTGATTTGTAGCACACTCCAGCCACGCTCATCTCTGACAGGCAGGAAAGATGAGGGAGGCTACCTAGAGGATAaatcccaccctgctccagccagcagcccaggctggagcaaacCAAGCTGGAACAGGACGTGCACAGACTGTGTGGGAGATGGAGAAGCTGAGAGGTGGCCACAGATCCTATCAGCTCCAGAGAACCCCCCAGGGCAACCCCTCAGATAAGGCAGCTGCAAAGCTGAACACTGAAAGCTGGCAGTGAGTCTTTCTGACATGATATGCCAGCTGGATCCATTACTCCCCACCAGGGAAGCAATGCTGCTTCCAGGACACAACAGAGGAGAACACAAGCACAGCATCTGGGCTGCTGCGGGACCTGCTGGCAGCTTACAAAGcacctggcagctcctgtgtgcTCCAGGCAATCAAATCTGACTCCTCAGCACTTCCAGATAACCCAGCATCACCTCACCCCCTTGGAAAGATAAATGTTGGTTGTTCTTAGTGCAGTGTCCCTCAGATCCCCCAGGCCTTGCAGCATTTCAAACAAAGGAGCTTCCAAGGGAGCAGCTCAGATCACAGAGTCCTTACAGGAACCTTGCCCATCCTTTTTTATACCCTGTGACTTGAACCCCTCCCAGCACAAGGAAATCTGATGGAATCTGTTCTGAACTGCcaaccagcacctccagcactcactttcctttcctggagctgcctctTCCCTTCACAAGGCTCTTAAAAGACTGGAAGGAGCATGTGAAGCCACACATCCCTGACATCCTTCCTGAGCTCTTCCCTCTGCTAAACCAGCACACCCACAAGGGACCCACAAGGGACCCACAAGGGACCCACAAGGGACCCAGAAGGACACGACATTGCTTGTCCCTCCCACAGCTCTTTCTGGCTTCTCTCAGATCCCCAGTGATCTGCTCAGGGTGGATTTTGTTCATTTATATGCACTTCTTACCCAAAAGGCTGTAGATCACCAAGATCTGCAGCTTTCTGAAATCTTTTGAGTTGTTAATGCCTGGCCACAAAACATTCAGCCCCACTGAAGGTCCCCAGCACCCAACAACGAAGCACACTCCCTTTTAGTACACTTTCTGATTAGGCTCAAGAGCCTCAAGAGCACTCTAAATACCAAAAAACAAGCCTGAACAAGCAAAAGCCTCTGTAGCTGAGACTGGGAGGTAAGTGGGCATGAGCATGTTTGAAAGTCTGTGCTATGTTAGGTGAGGGAGTGGTGAAGTAGCAGGAAGTAAACACTTTTATCTGATCTCACAGGTGTCTTTCCAGATTGCACTGAAAAAACGTAGAGGAACTCAAGAGCGAGTgaggctgtgtttgtgtgtacgAGTGACAGAGACCGAGGATGGAGGCAGAAGGAAATACCACCCtccaaaaaaagcaaaggaagacacaaagcagggacagggaaatAAGAGACTGACAGAGCCGAGGAGTGGGAAGGGAGTAGGTCAGGGAATGAGAGAGAAGGAGCAGGGGAACCATGCTGGGGAAGTGAGAGACAAGCAGATGAAGGGGGAGCAGAACGTGCAAATCACAGTGGTGGCGATGCTGCAGAAGCACCAGGGTCAGGCAGTCCTGAGGCgtggtggcagtggcaggcACAGGGTACTCACCAGCAGGTTGTCACAGATGCCATTGGCGACCTTTGCCAGCGTGTTGGCATCCAGAGGTGCCACCACCATGAGGTCAGCCCAGCGCCGGAGCTCAATGTGCAGGACGGGGTCTGAGCGGCCCTtccacagctgcagggagacagggcagggagcaccAAACCCTCACAGCAATCCCGCCTCAGGATACACAATTCCCTACGGAATTCCTGTGGAATTACGCTCATGGAATTTAAGGGACGGCACCGGATCAGCAGGTGGGGGGATCCTTTCCCCATAAGACACTTCACACATCTGATAACCACAGGCTTCAACTCACAGCAAAGAGCTGTCCCCATCCACAGCATCCCTCAGCTTTGGAATTATTCCCAAGAGCCCCATCCTTCAGCCAGCTGAGCCAGGCAGGCCCAACCAGGGGCACATTTCTTGGGGAAACCCTGTGATTTATAAGCTTCACAGTGAAGTGAAGCTGCCCACTGGCTTCTCATGAGGTACAGACCCCTAACTGCACAAGTCACTTTTAATTAGGATGCACAACCCCACTCACACTCACAGCAGCAAAGGGAACCTAAACACTGGAGGGAACAGTGTCCTGTTAGCTTTCTTCACAAGGTTTATTCAGTTTGGCACTTTCCTCCTTGTCACAATTAGACACgaaaataaagatgtttgaCTCTAGCAGGTAGAAAAAATCAGAAGGATTTATTGcaattcctttctgtttttttatAGCCTGCTGCACTAAAAAGACATGCCATTGGTCCACAGCatggacacctctctccattggtt from Prinia subflava isolate CZ2003 ecotype Zambia chromosome 15, Cam_Psub_1.2, whole genome shotgun sequence includes:
- the PPCDC gene encoding phosphopantothenoylcysteine decarboxylase isoform X2; protein product: MEPVSLPEAAIPAGNSSAVAQETFRVLLGVTGSVAALKLPLLVAELLKIPGLEVKVVTTERAKHFYNAQEIPVTLYGDEEEWQLWKGRSDPVLHIELRRWADLMVVAPLDANTLAKVANGICDNLLAEVPWQKCGPSWKELKGSLKNGMCQGRADVLACEWWFCALLMEIKPAGAGLG
- the PPCDC gene encoding phosphopantothenoylcysteine decarboxylase isoform X1 → MEPVSLPEAAIPAGNSSAVAQETFRVLLGVTGSVAALKLPLLVAELLKIPGLEVKVVTTERAKHFYNAQEIPVTLYGDEEEWQLWKGRSDPVLHIELRRWADLMVVAPLDANTLAKVANGICDNLLTCVIRAWDLSKPLLFCPAMNTAMWEHPITARQLEQLKAFGYTEIPCVVKKLVCGDEGRGAMAEVWTIVERVKRILEERDVPRQS